The Gymnogyps californianus isolate 813 chromosome 5, ASM1813914v2, whole genome shotgun sequence genome contains a region encoding:
- the SOCS4 gene encoding suppressor of cytokine signaling 4, translated as MAENKDSNIKNADVRPKSSRSRSADRKDGYVWSGKKLSWSKKSEHCSDAETASAAGRSGTNLRSQERKYSCSSIELDLDHSCGHRFLGRSLKQKLQDAVGQCFPIKNCSSRHASGLPSKRKIHISELMLDKCPFPPRSELAFRWHLIKRHTAPISPKAEDWIIADLSQHEEREDQVRDDEIANGGTDSPCQSCDFTDSGSSRGDSRSELVTGKVVRSSKDESDMDSDDEVITLCTSSRKRNKPKWETDDELLRMETPPKYHTQIDYVHCLVPDLLQINNNPCYWGVMDKYAAEALLEGKPEGTFLLRDSAQEDYLFSVSFRRYSRSLHARIEQWNHNFSFDAHDPCVFHSPDITGLLEHYKDPSSCMFFEPLLSTPLNRTFPFSLQHICRTVICNCTTYDGIDALPIPPSVKLYLKEYHYKSKVRVLRIDVPEQQS; from the coding sequence atggcagaaaataagGACAGTAATATTAAAAACGCAGATGTGAGACCCAAAAGCAGCCGGAGCAGAAGCGCGGACAGAAAGGATGGTTACGTCTGGAGTGGAAAGAAGCTCTCCTGGTCAAAAAAGAGTGAGCATTGTTCTGACGCTGAAACAGCAAGTGCTGCGGGAAGATCGGGGACTAATTTAAGGAGCCAAGAGAGGAAGTATAGCTGCTCGTCTATCGAGCTGGATCTAGACCATTCGTGCGGTCACAGGTTTTTAGGCCGGTCTCTCAAACAGAAGCTGCAAGACGCTGTGGGTCAGTGCTTTCCCATAAAGAACTGTAGCAGTCGGCATGCCTCAGGACTgccatcaaaaagaaaaattcatatCAGCGAGTTAATGCTAGATAAGTGTCCTTTCCCTCCGCGCTCGGAGCTAGCTTTTCGGTGGCACTTGATCAAAAGACATACAGCCCCTATAAGTCCCAAAGCGGAAGACTGGATAATTGCTGATTTATCCCAGCATGAGGAAAGGGAGGATCAGGTGCGAGACGATGAGATTGCCAACGGGGGAACGGACTCTCCCTGCCAGTCCTGCGACTTTACCGACAGCGGTTCCTCTAGGGGTGATTCGAGGTCTGAGTTGGTTACAGGTAAGGTGGTAAGGAGCAGTAAAGATGAGAGCGATATGGACTCCGACGACGAAGTTATAACACTGTGCACAAgttctagaaaaagaaacaagcccAAATGGGAAACGGATGATGAGCTGCTACGGATGGAAACACCTCCGAAATACCATACGCAGATTGATTATGTCCACTGCCTAGTCCCAGACCTCCTCCAGATCAATAACAATCCCTGCTACTGGGGAGTCATGGATAAATATGCAGCTGAGGCGCTGCTAGAAGGAAAGCCAGAGGGAACATTTTTGTTACGAGATTCTGCCCAAGAAGactatttgttttctgtgagctTCAGGCGCTACAGTCGTTCCCTCCACGCACGGATAGAGCAGTGGAATCACAACTTCAGTTTTGATGCCCATGATCCTTGTGTCTTCCATTCTCCTGACATCACGGGACTCCTAGAGCACTACAAAGATCCAAGTTCCTGTATGTTCTTTGAACCGCTTTTATCCACTCCGCTAAACaggacttttcctttttctcttcaacaTATATGTAGAACGGTTATTTGCAACTGTACAACTTATGATGGTATTGATGCACTTCCCATTCCTCCATCGGTGAAGCTGTATCTGAAGGAATATCATTATAAGTCAAAAGTTAGAGTACTCAGGATTGATGTACCAGAGCAGCAaagctag